A region from the Aegilops tauschii subsp. strangulata cultivar AL8/78 chromosome 5, Aet v6.0, whole genome shotgun sequence genome encodes:
- the LOC109752006 gene encoding tRNA nucleotidyltransferase cca2: MSLRLLLPPRGSLRLLSPLRRRQTPRPPPFRATATGVPHRASSFFSIPIRAFTGVSGMAAGTHKPTVEVRESVELTEEEERIFARLLDVVRHFGLGTQLRVAGGWVRDKLLGKGSADIDIALDNMTGQNFCERVNEYSKFMGEEQKGIGVIQCNPDQSKHLETARMLIYGIWIDFVNLRSEKYAENSRIPTVEIGTAKEDALRRDLTINSLFFNINTKSVEDLTGRGLEDLKKGLIDTPLPAKSTFLDDPLRVLRAIRFAARFSFTLAEDLKEAASDEKVKSELGSKISRERIGHEVDLMMSDKHPVNALRYIRDLGLFYVVFAFPEKLEPPALDKHDWLCVSHLEAAWKLAHSIGRSVFSCGSDSKSQDEQQRLCLYSALFTPVRNMFYMDKKSKKVPVVSYIIRDSLKLKASDADTIVNIHVVSEKFAELILLLESNENLETVKEKLDDEYLEIPTDLVKRVFAGLILREIKGFWRVALFISTLVYPEVGNASDSLSKQDELDKRKERYISVERSIIDLDLDGVWKMKPLLDGKAIMGVMQVKSGGPLIGKWQQRLVKWQLAHPQGTMEECMEWMKQSEQQSKRQKIECST, translated from the exons ATGtctctccgcctcctcctcccacctCGCGGCAGCCTACGCCTCCTttcccctctccgccgccgccagaCGCCAAGGCCTCCGCCCTTTCGAGCGACTGCCACCGGCGTCCCACATAGAGCCTCTAGTTTCTTCAGTATCCCTATCCGCGCCTTCACCGGTGTCTCGGGCATGGCGGCGGGGACGCACAAGCCGACCGTGGAGGTTAGGGAGAGCGTGGAGCtgacggaggaggaggagcggatCTTCGCTAGGCTGCTGGACGTCGTCCGCCACTTCGGACTCGGCACCCAGCTCCGCGTCGCCGGGGGATGGGTCCGGGACAAG CTATTGGGGAAAGGCTCTGCTGACATTGACATTGCACTTGATAATATGACGGGCCAAAATTTCTGTGAGAGAGTAAATGAGTACTCAAAATTCATGGGTGAAGAGCAGAAAGGAATCGGCGTTATCCAGTG CAACCCTGATCAATCCAAGCACTTGGAAACTgcaagaatgcttatatatggcATATGGATTGATTTTGTCAACTTGAGGTCCGAAAAGTATGCTGAAAACAGTCGTATTCCTACTGTG GAGATTGGAACAGCCAAAGAAGATGCACTCCGCAGGGACCTAACAATCAATAG CTTATTCTTCAATATCAACACTAAATCAGTGGAAGATTTAACTGGAAGAG GTCTTGAAGATCTGAAAAAGGGCCTCATTGATACTCCTTTACCTGCCAAGTCAACTTTCCTGGATGACCCCCTCAGGGTTCTTAGAGCAATTCGGTTTG CTGCTAGATTCAGCTTTACATTAGCTGAAGATTTGAAAGAAGCCGCTTCTGATGAAAAGGTGAAGTCTGAACTTGGTAGCAAGATTAGCAGAGAACGAATTGGTCATGAG GTAGACCTCATGATGTCAGACAAACACCCTGTCAATGCACTGCGCTATATCCGTGATTTGGGATTGTTTTATGTTGTTTTTGCTTTTCCTGAGAAACTAGAGCCTCCAGCTCTTGACAAACATGATTG GCTTTGTGTTTCACATCTTGAAGCAGCATGGAAACTTGCACATTCTATTGGCCGTTCTGTGTTCAGTTGTGGTTCTGATTCCAAGTCACAG GATGAACAGCAAAGGCTTTGCCTGTATAGCGCGCTATTTACTCCAGTTCGAAATATGTTCTACATGGACAAAAAATCAAAGAAG GTTCCAGTTGTTAGCTATATTATTCGGGACTCTCTAAAGCTGAAAGCTAGTGATGCTGACACG ATTGTGAACATACATGTTGTGAGTGAAAAGTTTGCTGAATTAATTCTTCTCCTGGAGTCAAATGAGAATCTGGAAACTGTGAAAGAGAAGCTGGATGATGAATATCTAGAGATACCAACAGACCTAGTGAAACGTGTTTTTGCAG GACTTATACTTCGTGAAATAAAAGGTTTTTGGCGTGTGGCACTGTTTATCTCAACTCTTGTCTATCCAGAAGTTGGCAATGCCAGTGATTCCCTCAGCAAGCAGGATGAACTAGATAAAAGGAAAGAGAGATACATCAGTGTGGAGCGATCAATAATTGACCTTG ATCTTGATGGCGTATGGAAAATGAAGCCGTTGCTTGATGGAAAGGCCATTATGGGGGTCATGCAGGTCAAGTCCGGAGGTCCCTTGATTGGAAAATGG CAACAACGGCTAGTGAAGTGGCAGCTTGCGCATCCTCAGGGTACTATGGAGGAGTGCATGGAGTGGATGAAGCAGTCGGAACAGCAGTCAAAACGCCAGAAAATAGAATGCAGCACTTGA